A stretch of the Diadema setosum chromosome 16, eeDiaSeto1, whole genome shotgun sequence genome encodes the following:
- the LOC140240128 gene encoding uncharacterized protein, giving the protein MVLSSLVTTPRKSQPGSTHIKVRVSPAAALRALHGNTVTKRHVPTPGPDVEGEPLFEASDRHVDDSPRRVDVRKEMPSSKRVSSRGLRHDHNYSYGSHQGLQPPGAMITKDMSLQITDLRRKLKITQQKMRRTRQALERERQMHNETQQTLQALMDSIQFQAVS; this is encoded by the exons ATGGTGCTTAGCTCCCTCGTAACTACCCCCAGAAAGTCACAACCGGGATCGACACACATTAAAGTCAGAGTTTCACCGGCTGCTGCACTGAGGGCGTTGCACGGTAATACTGTCACAAAACGGCATGTGCCAACTCCTGGTCCAGATGTCGAAGGGGAGCCTTTGTTCGAGGCATCTGACAGACATGTGGATGATTCACCCAGGAGGGTAGATGTTCGTAAGGAAATGCCCTCCAGTAAGAGAGTATCAAG CCGTGGCCTGAGACATGATCATAACTACTCCTACGGCTCGCACCAGGGCCTGCAGCCGCCCGGCGCCATGATAACAAAGGACATGAGTTTGCAGATCACCGACCTGCGTCGCAAGCTGAAGATCACCCAGCAGAAGATGAGACGGACACGCCAGGCCCTGGAGCGGGAGAGGCAGATGCACAACGAGACGCAACAGACTCTCCAGGCTCTTATGGACAGCATCCAGTTCCAAGCAGTGTCATGA